Proteins from a single region of Gambusia affinis linkage group LG12, SWU_Gaff_1.0, whole genome shotgun sequence:
- the tpm4b gene encoding tropomyosin 4b isoform X1: MEAIKKKMQMLKLDKENAIDRAEQAESDKKEAEDKSKQLEDELLALQKKLKGTEDELDKFSEALKDAQEKLELSEKKAADAEGEVASLNRRIQLVEEELDRAQERLSTALLKLEEAEKAADESERGMKVIENRAMKDEEKMEIQELQLKEAKHIAEEADRKYEEVARKLVILEGDLERAEERAELAELKCSDLEEELKNVTNNLKSLEAQSDKYSVKEDKYEEEIKILNDRLKEAETRAEFAERTVSKLEKTIDNLEENLSKAKEENLGMHQVLDQTLHELNSL, from the exons ATGGAGGCCATCAAGAAGAAGATGCAGATGCTGAAGTTGGACAAAGAGAACGCCATCGACAGGGCAGAGCAGGCCGAGTCCGACAAGAAGGAGGCAGAAGATAAATCTAAGCAG CTGGAGGACGAGCTGCTCGCCCTGCAGAAGAAGCTGAAAGGAACAGAGGACGAGCTGGACAAGTTCTCCGAGGCGCTGAAGGACGCTCAGGAGAAGCTGGAACTGTCTGAGAAGAAAGCTGCAGAT GCCGAGGGCGAAGTGGCCTCTCTGAACCGACGCATCCAGctggtggaggaggagctggaccGAGCTCAAGAGAGGCTGTCCACAGCCCTGCTGAAGCTGGAGGAGGCCGAGAAGGCTGCAGACGAGAGCGAAAG AGGCATGAAGGTGATTGAGAACAGAGCCATGAAAGACGAGGAGAAGATGGAGATCCAGGAGCTGCAGCTCAAAGAGGCCAAACACATCGCAGAGGAGGCTGACCGCAAATATGAGGAG GTTGCTCGCAAACTGGTGATCCTCGAGGGTGACCTGGAGAGGGCAGAAGAGAGGGCAGAACTTGCTGAACT AAAGTGTAGTGATTTGGAGGAAGAGCTTAAAAACGTCACCAACAACCTCAAGTCTCTAGAGGCTCAGTCTGATAAG TACTCTGTGAAAGAAGACAAATATGAAGAGGAGATTAAAATTCTGAATGACAGACTCAAGGAG gcgGAAACCCGTGCAGAATTTGCAGAAAGGACGGTGTCAAAGCTTGAAAAGACCATAGACAACCTAGAAG AGAACCTGTCGAAGGCAAAGGAGGAAAACCTAGGAATGCACCAGGTTCTGGACCAAACACTGCATGAGCTCaacagcttgtaa
- the tpm4b gene encoding tropomyosin 4b isoform X2, translating to MEAIKKKMQMLKLDKENAIDRAEQAESDKKEAEDKSKQLEDELLALQKKLKGTEDELDKFSEALKDAQEKLELSEKKAADAEGEVASLNRRIQLVEEELDRAQERLSTALLKLEEAEKAADESERGMKVIENRAMKDEEKMEIQELQLKEAKHIAEEADRKYEEVARKLVILEGDLERAEERAELAELKCSDLEEELKNVTNNLKSLEAQSDKYSVKEDKYEEEIKILNDRLKEAETRAEFAERTVSKLEKTIDNLEDELYTQKLKYKAISEELDHALNDMNTL from the exons ATGGAGGCCATCAAGAAGAAGATGCAGATGCTGAAGTTGGACAAAGAGAACGCCATCGACAGGGCAGAGCAGGCCGAGTCCGACAAGAAGGAGGCAGAAGATAAATCTAAGCAG CTGGAGGACGAGCTGCTCGCCCTGCAGAAGAAGCTGAAAGGAACAGAGGACGAGCTGGACAAGTTCTCCGAGGCGCTGAAGGACGCTCAGGAGAAGCTGGAACTGTCTGAGAAGAAAGCTGCAGAT GCCGAGGGCGAAGTGGCCTCTCTGAACCGACGCATCCAGctggtggaggaggagctggaccGAGCTCAAGAGAGGCTGTCCACAGCCCTGCTGAAGCTGGAGGAGGCCGAGAAGGCTGCAGACGAGAGCGAAAG AGGCATGAAGGTGATTGAGAACAGAGCCATGAAAGACGAGGAGAAGATGGAGATCCAGGAGCTGCAGCTCAAAGAGGCCAAACACATCGCAGAGGAGGCTGACCGCAAATATGAGGAG GTTGCTCGCAAACTGGTGATCCTCGAGGGTGACCTGGAGAGGGCAGAAGAGAGGGCAGAACTTGCTGAACT AAAGTGTAGTGATTTGGAGGAAGAGCTTAAAAACGTCACCAACAACCTCAAGTCTCTAGAGGCTCAGTCTGATAAG TACTCTGTGAAAGAAGACAAATATGAAGAGGAGATTAAAATTCTGAATGACAGACTCAAGGAG gcgGAAACCCGTGCAGAATTTGCAGAAAGGACGGTGTCAAAGCTTGAAAAGACCATAGACAACCTAGAAG ATGAGTTGTACACTCAGAAACTGAAATACAAGGCTATCAGCGAGGAGCTGGATCATGCCCTCAATGATATGAACACCTTGTGA
- the tpm4b gene encoding tropomyosin 4b isoform X3 has protein sequence MEMVKKKIQALQQQVDEAEERALAVQRELDTERELREKAEGEVASLNRRIQLVEEELDRAQERLSTALLKLEEAEKAADESERGMKVIENRAMKDEEKMEIQELQLKEAKHIAEEADRKYEEVARKLVILEGDLERAEERAELAELKCSDLEEELKNVTNNLKSLEAQSDKYSVKEDKYEEEIKILNDRLKEAETRAEFAERTVSKLEKTIDNLEENLSKAKEENLGMHQVLDQTLHELNSL, from the exons ATGGAGATGgtaaagaagaaaatccagGCTCTGCAGCAGCAAGTTGATGAGGCAGAAGAACGCGCACTCGCAGTACAAAGGGAGTTGGATACAGAACGGGAACTACGCGAAAAA GCCGAGGGCGAAGTGGCCTCTCTGAACCGACGCATCCAGctggtggaggaggagctggaccGAGCTCAAGAGAGGCTGTCCACAGCCCTGCTGAAGCTGGAGGAGGCCGAGAAGGCTGCAGACGAGAGCGAAAG AGGCATGAAGGTGATTGAGAACAGAGCCATGAAAGACGAGGAGAAGATGGAGATCCAGGAGCTGCAGCTCAAAGAGGCCAAACACATCGCAGAGGAGGCTGACCGCAAATATGAGGAG GTTGCTCGCAAACTGGTGATCCTCGAGGGTGACCTGGAGAGGGCAGAAGAGAGGGCAGAACTTGCTGAACT AAAGTGTAGTGATTTGGAGGAAGAGCTTAAAAACGTCACCAACAACCTCAAGTCTCTAGAGGCTCAGTCTGATAAG TACTCTGTGAAAGAAGACAAATATGAAGAGGAGATTAAAATTCTGAATGACAGACTCAAGGAG gcgGAAACCCGTGCAGAATTTGCAGAAAGGACGGTGTCAAAGCTTGAAAAGACCATAGACAACCTAGAAG AGAACCTGTCGAAGGCAAAGGAGGAAAACCTAGGAATGCACCAGGTTCTGGACCAAACACTGCATGAGCTCaacagcttgtaa
- the tpm4b gene encoding tropomyosin 4b isoform X4, translating to MEMVKKKIQALQQQVDEAEERALAVQRELDTERELREKAEGEVASLNRRIQLVEEELDRAQERLSTALLKLEEAEKAADESERGMKVIENRAMKDEEKMEIQELQLKEAKHIAEEADRKYEEVARKLVILEGDLERAEERAELAELKCSDLEEELKNVTNNLKSLEAQSDKYSVKEDKYEEEIKILNDRLKEAETRAEFAERTVSKLEKTIDNLEDELYTQKLKYKAISEELDHALNDMNTL from the exons ATGGAGATGgtaaagaagaaaatccagGCTCTGCAGCAGCAAGTTGATGAGGCAGAAGAACGCGCACTCGCAGTACAAAGGGAGTTGGATACAGAACGGGAACTACGCGAAAAA GCCGAGGGCGAAGTGGCCTCTCTGAACCGACGCATCCAGctggtggaggaggagctggaccGAGCTCAAGAGAGGCTGTCCACAGCCCTGCTGAAGCTGGAGGAGGCCGAGAAGGCTGCAGACGAGAGCGAAAG AGGCATGAAGGTGATTGAGAACAGAGCCATGAAAGACGAGGAGAAGATGGAGATCCAGGAGCTGCAGCTCAAAGAGGCCAAACACATCGCAGAGGAGGCTGACCGCAAATATGAGGAG GTTGCTCGCAAACTGGTGATCCTCGAGGGTGACCTGGAGAGGGCAGAAGAGAGGGCAGAACTTGCTGAACT AAAGTGTAGTGATTTGGAGGAAGAGCTTAAAAACGTCACCAACAACCTCAAGTCTCTAGAGGCTCAGTCTGATAAG TACTCTGTGAAAGAAGACAAATATGAAGAGGAGATTAAAATTCTGAATGACAGACTCAAGGAG gcgGAAACCCGTGCAGAATTTGCAGAAAGGACGGTGTCAAAGCTTGAAAAGACCATAGACAACCTAGAAG ATGAGTTGTACACTCAGAAACTGAAATACAAGGCTATCAGCGAGGAGCTGGATCATGCCCTCAATGATATGAACACCTTGTGA
- the LOC122840615 gene encoding ras-related protein Rab-8A, protein MAKTYDYLFKLLLIGDSGVGKTCVLFRFSEDAFNSTFISTIGIDFKIRTIELDGKKIKLQIWDTAGQERFRTITTAYYRGAMGIMLVYDITNEKSFDNIKNWIRNIEEHASSDVEKMVLGNKCDINDKRQVSKDRGEKLALEYGIKFMETSAKANINVENAFLTLARDIKSKMDTKMEGNAPQGSSHGVKISEPQKKTSFFRCSLL, encoded by the exons ATGGCGAAAACATACGactatttgtttaaattactgCTAATCGGGGACTCTGGTGTCGGGAAGACCTGTGTCCTCTTCAGATTTTCAGAAGACGCCTTCAACTCAACGTTTATCTCAACAATAG GTATTGATTTCAAGATTAGGACAATAGAGCTTGATGGCAAGAAGATAAAGTTACAGATATG GGACACAGCTGGTCAGGAACGTTTCAGAACAATCACAACAGCCTACTACAGAGGAGCAATG GGGATCATGCTTGTCTATGACATCACAAATGAGAAATCATTTGACAATATCAAGAACTGGATAAGGAACATAGAGGAA CATGCGTCATCTGATGTCGAGAAAATGGTTCTTGGCAATAAATGCGACATCAATGACAAGAGGCAGGTTTCCAAAGATAGGGGAGAGAAG cttgcACTAGAGTATGGGATCAAGTTCATGGAGACCAGTGCAAAGGCCAACATcaatgtggaaaat GCGTTTTTGACTCTTGCCAGAGACATCAAATCAAAGATGGACACAAAAATG GAAGGTAATGCCCCTCAAGGCAGCAGTCATGGAGTCAAGATCTCCGAGCCACAGAAAAAGACCAGTTTCTTCCGCTGCAGCTTGCTCTGA
- the cib3 gene encoding calcium and integrin-binding family member 3, with protein MGNKQTIFTAQQLDAYQDCTYFTRKEILRLFYRYRDLAPQLVPLDYTNHPDVKLPYELIGSMPELKDNPFRQRIAEVFSEDGEGNMTLDNFLDMFSVLSEMAPRDLKAYYAFKIYDFNNDDFICKSDLEKTLNKLTRNELTEDEVKMVCEKVIDEVDLDNDGRLSLEDFQHMINRAPDFLSTFHIRI; from the exons ATGGGGAATAAACAAACCATCTTCACAGCGCAGCAGCTTGACGCATACCAG GACTGTACATATTTCACCAGAAAAGAAATTCTCAG ACTGTTCTACCGCTATCGGGATTTGGCACCGCAGCTCGTTCCTCTTGACTACACCAACCACCCAGATGTTAAGTTACCATACGAGCTGATTGGCAGCATGCCGGAGCTGAAG GACAACCCATTTCGTCAAAGGATTGCTGAGGTTTTCTCTGAGGATGGAGAGGGAAACATGACGTTGGACAACTTCTTGGACATGTTCTCAGTGCTCAGTGAGATGGCGCCTCGTGACCTAAAGGCCTACTATGCCTTCAAAATATACG aTTTCAACAACGATGACTTCATCTGCAAGTCGGACCTGGAGAAGACACTGAACAAGCTGACCCGAAACGAGCTAACAGAGGACGAGGTGAAGATGGTGTGCGAGAAAGTGATCGATGAGGTAGATCTGGACAATGACGGACGTCTGTCGCTTGAGGATTTCCAGCACATGATTAACAGAGCTCCAGATTTCCTCAG CACCTTTCACATACGGATCTGA
- the LOC122841088 gene encoding anti-dorsalizing morphogenic protein encodes MFVFALSFAALLCVTSAWPAISGRENDYPSEDESEEVRSAAIKRLLEVFGMEDPPAVHVHKQPPQYMLDLYNTVADVDGVTKDPYLLEGNIVRSFFDKLGSEQVEFKFNLSTVARSEKVLAAELHLFKLRPQGSLTFSRQHFCQVSVYQLLDIRKTNSTQTKKLLSSRLIPVHSAGWEVFTVTQAVRSWMADEDSNLGLHVVVRTLEGSQTDLKLMRFASGRHHHQSKQPMLVLFTDDGRRSAALGSTNPHEAISTSFLSQIPVLDKSSRSARSIDYSEEEVRSKPCQRLPLYVDFEEIGWSGWIVSPRGYNAYHCKGSCSFPLGQNMRPTNHATVQSIINALKLIRGIETPCCVPDKLFSINLLYFDDDENVVLKQYNDMVAGSCGCH; translated from the exons ATGTTCGTGTTTGCGCTCAGTTTTGCCGCTCTGCTGTGCGTCACCTCAGCGTGGCCTGCGATCAGCGGCCGGGAGAATGATTACCCCTCTGAGGACGAGTCAGAGGAGGTCCGCTCTGCCGCCATCAAGAGACTTTTGGAGGTTTTTGGGATGGAGGATCCTCCTGCTGTCCACGTTCACAAACAGCCTCCGCAGTACATGCTCGATCTGTACAACACGGTGGCTGACGTGGACGGCGTGACCAAGGATCCCTACCTGCTGGAGGGTAACATTGTGCGCAGCTTCTTTGACAAat TGGGCAGTGAACAGGTGGAGTTCAAGTTCAATTTGTCAACAGTGGCAAGGAGTGAGAAGGTCCTCGCTGCAGAGCTGCATCTTTTCAAGCTGCGTCCTCAGGGATCCCTCACATTCAGCAGACAACATTTCTGCCAG GTCAGTGTTTATCAGCTGTTGGAtatcagaaaaactaacagcaCGCAGACAAAGAAGTTGCTGTCTTCTCGACTCATCCCTGTGCACTCAGCTGGTTGGGAAGTGTTCACGGTCACACAAGCT GTCCGCTCCTGGATGGCAGATGAAGACAGCAACCTGGGGCTCCATGTGGTGGTTAGGACGCTGGAAGGAAGCCAGACGGACTTGAAACTGATGCGCTTTGCTTCAGGGCGCCACCACCACCAGAGCAAACAACCCATGCTCGTGCTTTTCACCGATGATGGCCGCCGCTCTGCGGCACTCGGGAGCACAA ATCCCCACGAGGCCATCTCCACCTCCTTCCTTTCCCAAATCCCAGTGTTAGACAAATCCTCCCGCAGTGCTCGCTCCATCGACTACAGCGAGGAGGAAGTCCGGTCCAAGCCCTGCCAGCGCCTGCCTCTGTATGTAGACTTCGAGGAGATTGGCTGGTCGGGCTGGATCGTGTCTCCTCGTGGCTACAACGCTTATCACTGCAAAGGGTCCTGCTCCTTCCCCCTGGGTCAGAACATGAGGCCGACCAACCACGCCACCGTCCAGTCCATCATCAACGCCCTGAAGCTGATCCGAGGCATCGAGACGCCGTGCTGCGTGCCCGACAAGCTGTTTTCCATCAACCTGCTGTACTTTGATGATGATGAGAATGTTGTGTTGAAGCAGTACAACGACATGGTGGCTGGAAGCTGCGGTTGTCACTGA